The following proteins are co-located in the Gordonia polyisoprenivorans genome:
- a CDS encoding phytoene desaturase family protein, whose amino-acid sequence MANSGEYDAIVIGAGAGGLFTAARLAKSGYRTLVVERLDKVGGRASTTEIDGFKVNDGAIVIEVGGITEQTCEEVGAKFEIREPSPPILYRIGGKDVDVTGGGWGMLLGKLTRQGAKLVKGIGAARNDSGLPEDELSTADWVRKYTKNEGVHGIFRNMCASVFAVSSEELPARVFLTYFTRKSAFKRFGFHPEGTIGLWNALAEAFAAHGGDLLLSTEVTRIEVDGDTITGVTVTHEGQTRTITAPVVVSDIGPYATLDLVGREAFPEEYVSMVEQRNRPCAMIAINFASQEPLISAPGMLSFAKSRRVAYLANFTETCPEMAPAGWHLYVGTSVPEPAIGDFDEAAETELLLDDLRDTIPGFDEKARILSTTVTRDGWPPQRAVAGFDLPHTTDLTGLWNVGDAVKEYANGGTTACAETAEIVVREIAQAFPRTQP is encoded by the coding sequence ATGGCAAACAGTGGCGAGTATGACGCGATTGTCATTGGCGCCGGCGCCGGTGGTCTCTTCACCGCGGCCCGACTGGCCAAGAGCGGATATCGGACCCTCGTCGTCGAACGCCTGGACAAAGTTGGAGGGCGAGCATCGACGACCGAGATCGATGGTTTCAAGGTCAACGACGGTGCCATCGTGATCGAGGTCGGCGGTATCACGGAACAGACCTGCGAGGAGGTTGGCGCCAAGTTTGAGATCCGCGAGCCCTCGCCCCCGATCCTTTACCGGATCGGCGGTAAGGATGTCGACGTGACCGGTGGTGGTTGGGGCATGCTGCTGGGCAAGCTGACACGTCAGGGCGCAAAACTTGTCAAAGGAATCGGAGCCGCACGCAACGACTCCGGTCTGCCGGAGGACGAGCTGTCCACCGCAGATTGGGTTCGGAAGTACACCAAGAACGAAGGTGTGCATGGCATCTTCCGAAACATGTGCGCATCGGTGTTTGCCGTCAGCTCGGAGGAACTCCCTGCCCGAGTATTCCTGACCTACTTCACCCGCAAGAGCGCCTTCAAGCGTTTTGGCTTCCACCCGGAGGGCACCATCGGACTATGGAATGCTCTGGCGGAAGCTTTTGCTGCGCATGGTGGTGACCTGCTGCTGTCCACTGAGGTAACGCGGATCGAGGTCGACGGCGACACCATCACCGGCGTGACCGTCACCCACGAGGGGCAGACGCGAACCATTACCGCACCAGTCGTGGTCAGCGATATCGGGCCGTACGCGACGTTGGATCTCGTGGGCCGCGAAGCCTTCCCCGAGGAGTACGTCTCGATGGTCGAGCAGCGCAATCGGCCATGCGCGATGATCGCGATCAACTTCGCGAGTCAGGAACCGTTGATCAGCGCACCCGGAATGCTCAGTTTTGCCAAGAGCCGACGCGTTGCCTACCTCGCCAACTTCACCGAGACGTGCCCGGAGATGGCGCCCGCGGGATGGCATCTCTACGTGGGCACTTCGGTGCCAGAGCCGGCGATCGGCGACTTCGACGAGGCTGCCGAAACCGAGCTCCTGCTTGACGATCTCCGCGACACGATTCCCGGCTTCGACGAGAAGGCTCGGATCCTGTCGACGACCGTTACGCGAGACGGGTGGCCGCCCCAGCGTGCCGTCGCGGGCTTCGATCTGCCACACACCACTGACCTGACCGGATTGTGGAATGTCGGCGACGCGGTCAAAGAGTACGCCAACGGGGGCACCACCGCTTGCGCGGAGACCGCGGAGATTGTCGTCCGCGAGATCGCCCAAGCTTTCCCGCGAACACAGCCGTGA
- a CDS encoding acyl-CoA dehydrogenase family protein, producing MTGLIQDSDDHRAIRESVRAIAKQYGPQYFLERGRNGGHIDELWNDLGEAGLLGVHLPEEYGGGGGGMAEAVVVVEELSAQGMPLLIWVISPAICGSILAAHGSEAMKQEWLPGLADGSRKMAFGLTEPDAGSNSHNIKTTARRDGDGWLLSGQKYYISAIDQADALLLISRDDELSTPERKALSIFVVPTDAPGLTIQEIPTAIVSPDKQFTVFLDNVRVGPEALVGEAGKGLRQVFSGLNPERILVGAICGGVGRYAVEKASDYARNRKVWSTPIGAHQGVSHPLAEAHINVEVSRLATRHAAELADQDSPGVGEASNIAKFAAAEAALAALDQAIQTHGGNGLAHEYGLSELWFVTRLMRTAPVSREMVLNFVAQTSLNLPRSY from the coding sequence GTGACCGGACTCATCCAGGACTCCGACGACCACCGCGCGATTCGCGAGAGCGTTCGCGCGATTGCGAAGCAGTATGGTCCCCAATACTTTCTCGAACGAGGTCGGAACGGCGGGCATATCGACGAGCTGTGGAACGATCTCGGTGAAGCCGGCCTGCTCGGTGTGCACCTTCCGGAGGAGTACGGGGGAGGTGGTGGCGGAATGGCCGAAGCTGTCGTGGTCGTCGAAGAGCTCTCGGCACAAGGAATGCCACTTCTGATCTGGGTGATCTCGCCTGCCATCTGTGGCAGCATTCTTGCTGCGCACGGCAGCGAGGCCATGAAGCAGGAATGGCTACCGGGGCTCGCCGACGGCTCCCGAAAGATGGCCTTCGGGCTCACCGAGCCCGACGCCGGTTCCAACAGCCACAACATCAAGACCACGGCGCGCCGAGACGGCGACGGTTGGCTACTGTCCGGCCAGAAGTACTACATATCGGCCATCGACCAAGCCGATGCGTTGCTTCTCATCAGTCGCGATGACGAATTGTCCACTCCGGAGCGCAAGGCACTCTCGATCTTCGTCGTGCCGACCGACGCGCCAGGTCTCACCATCCAGGAAATCCCCACCGCCATCGTCTCTCCCGACAAGCAATTCACTGTCTTCCTCGACAACGTGCGAGTCGGCCCGGAAGCGTTGGTCGGCGAAGCCGGCAAGGGGCTGCGGCAGGTCTTCAGTGGGCTGAATCCGGAACGGATCCTGGTGGGCGCGATTTGCGGCGGCGTCGGCCGCTACGCCGTTGAGAAGGCAAGTGACTATGCCCGAAACCGCAAGGTATGGTCCACACCGATCGGCGCACACCAAGGCGTGTCGCACCCGCTGGCGGAAGCGCACATCAATGTTGAGGTGTCCCGCCTGGCTACGCGACATGCAGCGGAACTGGCCGACCAGGATTCGCCCGGAGTCGGTGAGGCCTCCAATATTGCCAAGTTCGCGGCCGCCGAGGCTGCGCTTGCCGCACTCGATCAAGCAATTCAGACGCACGGCGGCAATGGCCTTGCTCACGAGTACGGGCTCTCCGAACTTTGGTTCGTGACCCGACTGATGAGGACGGCCCCGGTCAGCCGCGAAATGGTTCTCAACTTCGTCGCGCAAACCTCGCTCAATCTTCCGCGCTCCTACTGA
- a CDS encoding enoyl-CoA hydratase-related protein, with protein MTNIIADRAELAGSLYRALAAGDADAVGALLDPAFVGVAAAGMPLGLGGSYAGPEAMIRDFWWRIGAAFRVTAEPESFDTLSDDRLQVVGTYRGTCRRTGRTLEASFIHILTFNGWRISHLRQLTDTVAWSTALDGAERAGYPAYPGPSISDLVTIDYQVHNGVAQVILNRPEQRNAIDLQMGEETLTVARAIAADPSVRAVLFAGNGRALTVGGDIDYFTSASPGAFGTLAGRMTEPFHEAFRILERIDAPIVTAAHGSVAGGGLGFVYAADIVVAAKGTIFSTAFSGIGLSGDGGGTWHLPRIIGESRARRMYLENLRIDADTAEKWGLVSEVVPAETLRDHCLAKATKLAGGPTKAFGRQRQLLRETWQHSLSEQLRAESEGVRDTGNTYDAQHAIGAFLSKTRPIFEGR; from the coding sequence ATGACCAACATAATCGCCGACCGAGCTGAACTGGCAGGATCGTTGTATCGCGCGCTGGCTGCCGGCGACGCGGACGCCGTCGGCGCGCTGCTCGATCCCGCCTTCGTCGGCGTCGCGGCGGCCGGGATGCCACTGGGTCTGGGCGGCTCCTATGCCGGTCCAGAGGCGATGATCCGCGACTTCTGGTGGCGGATCGGTGCAGCATTTCGCGTCACTGCCGAACCGGAGTCATTCGACACGTTGTCGGACGATCGGTTGCAGGTCGTCGGCACCTACCGCGGGACCTGCCGAAGGACCGGGCGGACCCTCGAGGCAAGTTTCATCCATATCCTGACGTTCAATGGCTGGCGTATCAGTCACCTGCGTCAGCTGACCGACACCGTCGCGTGGTCTACAGCACTCGACGGCGCCGAACGAGCCGGTTATCCCGCTTACCCTGGTCCCTCCATCTCCGATTTGGTCACGATCGACTACCAGGTCCACAACGGGGTTGCGCAGGTGATCTTGAATCGACCGGAGCAGAGGAACGCCATCGACCTCCAGATGGGAGAGGAAACGCTCACGGTCGCGCGCGCCATTGCCGCCGATCCTTCGGTTCGGGCAGTGCTCTTCGCCGGTAATGGCCGGGCGCTGACAGTCGGTGGTGATATCGACTACTTCACGTCCGCGTCGCCTGGTGCGTTCGGCACGCTCGCTGGACGGATGACCGAGCCATTTCACGAGGCATTTCGCATCCTCGAGCGCATCGACGCACCGATCGTGACCGCCGCACATGGATCGGTGGCAGGCGGCGGGCTCGGCTTTGTCTATGCAGCCGACATCGTTGTTGCCGCAAAGGGCACCATCTTCTCCACAGCGTTCAGCGGTATCGGGCTTTCCGGCGATGGCGGCGGCACCTGGCATCTTCCGCGCATCATCGGTGAGTCACGGGCCCGCCGCATGTACCTGGAGAACCTCCGAATCGATGCGGACACCGCCGAAAAGTGGGGTCTCGTCAGCGAGGTGGTTCCTGCGGAGACGCTGCGCGACCACTGCCTGGCCAAAGCCACCAAACTCGCTGGCGGACCCACAAAAGCATTCGGCCGCCAGCGTCAGTTGTTACGTGAGACATGGCAACACTCACTGTCAGAGCAATTGCGTGCGGAGTCCGAGGGTGTACGAGACACCGGCAACACCTACGACGCCCAGCACGCCATCGGAGCATTCCTCAGTAAGACCCGACCGATTTTCGAAGGTAGGTAG
- a CDS encoding nitroreductase — protein sequence MLESLLCGRFSCRAFREAPVPEAAIERMFLLAQRTASWCNSQAWQVHLVSGDDATAFGCALTEWVVGNGETPDIEPPQRYEDAYRERRRAAGFGLYGALGIDRGDIDARRRQMMENFRFFGAPHVAIISSPALLGTYGAVDCGAYVSTMMTAAESLGIATIAQAAIAMHAEFVRNYLGISSDRHVVCAVSFGFPDLEHPANSFRTARAQLGDVISYVSSGQSR from the coding sequence GTGCTCGAGAGTCTGCTCTGTGGCCGCTTCAGTTGTCGGGCCTTCCGTGAGGCGCCGGTACCGGAAGCCGCGATCGAGCGGATGTTCCTGCTTGCCCAGCGGACGGCTTCCTGGTGCAATTCGCAAGCGTGGCAGGTCCATCTCGTTTCTGGTGACGACGCGACCGCCTTCGGCTGTGCCCTCACCGAATGGGTTGTGGGGAATGGGGAAACACCCGATATCGAACCACCGCAACGGTACGAGGATGCCTACCGTGAGCGACGCCGAGCGGCGGGGTTCGGCCTCTACGGTGCGTTGGGAATCGATCGCGGTGATATCGACGCACGGCGTCGGCAGATGATGGAGAACTTCAGATTCTTCGGAGCTCCGCATGTGGCGATCATCAGCAGTCCCGCACTGCTGGGCACCTACGGTGCGGTCGATTGTGGAGCTTATGTCTCAACGATGATGACTGCAGCAGAGAGTCTCGGCATCGCCACGATCGCGCAGGCGGCGATTGCGATGCATGCCGAGTTCGTTCGCAACTACCTCGGGATCAGTTCTGACCGACATGTCGTCTGCGCAGTATCATTCGGCTTCCCGGACCTGGAACATCCGGCCAACTCCTTCCGTACCGCGCGCGCCCAGCTCGGAGATGTCATCTCTTACGTGTCCAGTGGTCAGAGCCGGTAG
- a CDS encoding acetyl-CoA acetyltransferase: MASSGIADKVAIVSMGCTRFGELWETSTDDLMIDAVDEALGHVGIELADIDAFWLGTLGSGQSGLTLSRALNSDFRPVTRVENFCATGSEAFRNACYAVASGAYDRVMAVGVEKLKDSGFSGLLRADPPGDGTAPELSVTAPAAFSLLDPAYCAKYGVDPAEMREAMTHVAWKNHVNGSRNPKAQFRAEIPKAKIANAPKVAGRLGVFDCSGVSDGSACAVIVRAEDAYRYTDRPVFVKGLSLAAAPARAAMDPAYDFTTFPEVVRSAEDAYAQAGIDDPRRDISLAEVHDCFTPTELVLMEDLGFSDRGQAWKESLAGDFDADGRLPVNIDGGLKSFGHPVGASGLRMLYEAWLQLRGEAGERQLADPQTALTHNLGGRPGACVSFVAIVGREAQMT; encoded by the coding sequence ATGGCCAGTAGCGGCATTGCCGACAAAGTTGCCATCGTCTCGATGGGCTGCACCCGATTCGGTGAGTTGTGGGAGACCTCTACCGATGACCTCATGATCGATGCAGTCGACGAGGCGCTCGGCCACGTCGGCATCGAGCTCGCCGATATCGACGCCTTCTGGCTGGGAACATTGGGATCAGGCCAGTCTGGTCTCACCCTGAGCCGGGCGCTGAACTCCGATTTCAGGCCGGTGACCAGGGTTGAAAACTTCTGCGCGACAGGTTCAGAGGCGTTTCGCAATGCTTGCTACGCGGTCGCATCCGGTGCGTACGACCGTGTCATGGCCGTTGGTGTCGAGAAGCTCAAGGACTCCGGGTTCTCCGGACTGCTCCGCGCAGATCCCCCTGGCGATGGCACGGCGCCCGAGTTGTCGGTGACCGCACCTGCGGCATTCTCCCTGCTCGATCCCGCCTACTGCGCGAAGTATGGCGTGGATCCGGCTGAGATGCGCGAGGCGATGACCCATGTCGCGTGGAAGAATCACGTCAATGGATCACGTAATCCCAAGGCACAGTTCAGAGCTGAAATACCCAAAGCGAAGATCGCCAACGCCCCTAAGGTTGCCGGCCGTTTGGGGGTCTTCGACTGTTCCGGTGTGTCGGACGGCTCCGCCTGCGCAGTGATCGTCCGGGCCGAAGATGCTTATCGGTATACCGACCGCCCGGTCTTCGTGAAGGGCTTGTCGTTGGCTGCTGCGCCCGCGAGAGCTGCGATGGACCCGGCATATGACTTCACCACGTTTCCCGAAGTCGTTCGCTCCGCCGAGGACGCCTACGCACAGGCGGGCATCGACGATCCGCGGCGGGACATCTCGCTTGCCGAGGTGCACGACTGCTTCACTCCGACCGAACTTGTCCTCATGGAAGATCTCGGCTTCAGTGATCGTGGTCAGGCGTGGAAGGAATCGCTTGCCGGCGACTTCGACGCAGACGGACGTCTGCCGGTCAACATCGATGGCGGACTCAAGTCGTTTGGGCATCCGGTCGGCGCCAGCGGACTGCGCATGCTTTATGAGGCATGGTTGCAGTTGCGAGGTGAGGCGGGGGAGCGGCAACTGGCTGATCCACAGACGGCCCTGACTCACAACCTCGGCGGTCGACCCGGCGCATGCGTGTCGTTCGTGGCGATCGTGGGACGTGAAGCGCAAATGACGTGA
- a CDS encoding OB-fold domain-containing protein, with protein sequence MSNAVLAYASYLPDWRVSPRSTGSASRVVASFDEDATTMAVAATHTALSAAGRGVVSGGSVVLVTSTPPYLDKTNAVAVHAALSLDRTVAAYDAIGTARTAMGAIRTATRGGPTVIAAADVRVGRVGSADERRGSDAAATVVIGRPVPEVPAIAEILTDASLSEEFLDRWREPVVPYAATWEERFGYERYAPLIREAAGTALDSAGLAEADHVVLTCPNTAVAKRSHQLVKGTLSTSGSPIGFAGAGDPLLGLAAVLDTAGPGETILLISAVDGVDVIVMRTTAALASRRQPIPVAHMVDKGGQEVPYTTYLSWRGFLDVEPPRRPEPERPAGPPSARSSQWKFGLQASRCTACRFVHAPPMRVCRSCGTTDEMEAVPMASKRGRIATFTVDHLAYSPSPPVVDVVVDFDGGGRSTFEVADARPELLAVGAPVDMVFRTLLTAGGVHNYFWKARQLADSDERTHDGQ encoded by the coding sequence ATGAGCAATGCAGTGCTTGCCTACGCCAGCTACCTTCCCGACTGGCGGGTCAGCCCGCGCAGTACCGGCTCGGCATCTCGGGTCGTCGCGTCCTTCGACGAGGACGCCACCACTATGGCGGTTGCTGCCACGCACACCGCGTTGTCTGCGGCGGGACGGGGTGTGGTGTCGGGAGGCTCGGTGGTCCTGGTGACCAGTACGCCACCATATCTCGACAAGACCAACGCGGTAGCTGTGCATGCGGCATTGTCACTCGATCGGACCGTCGCGGCGTACGACGCGATAGGTACTGCGCGAACGGCGATGGGCGCGATTCGGACAGCCACCCGTGGGGGGCCGACTGTCATCGCGGCCGCCGATGTTCGCGTCGGGCGCGTCGGATCTGCCGATGAACGCCGGGGTTCCGATGCCGCAGCAACAGTCGTGATCGGGCGTCCGGTGCCCGAGGTGCCCGCCATTGCGGAGATTCTCACCGACGCTTCATTATCCGAGGAGTTTCTCGACCGCTGGCGCGAGCCCGTCGTACCCTATGCGGCCACGTGGGAGGAACGGTTTGGCTATGAACGATACGCGCCGCTGATCCGGGAGGCCGCGGGGACGGCGCTCGATTCCGCGGGCTTGGCCGAGGCCGATCACGTCGTACTCACTTGTCCGAATACAGCAGTTGCCAAGCGTTCCCACCAACTGGTCAAGGGAACTCTGTCGACGTCGGGTTCCCCAATCGGTTTCGCCGGAGCCGGGGACCCTCTCCTCGGTCTGGCTGCCGTGCTCGACACGGCCGGCCCGGGGGAGACGATCTTGCTGATCTCGGCTGTGGACGGCGTCGATGTGATCGTTATGCGAACGACAGCGGCACTGGCAAGCCGACGACAACCGATCCCGGTCGCCCATATGGTCGATAAAGGAGGTCAGGAAGTGCCTTACACGACCTACCTGTCCTGGCGAGGTTTTCTCGATGTCGAGCCCCCTCGGCGCCCTGAGCCCGAGCGACCGGCAGGCCCGCCCTCGGCCCGGTCGTCACAGTGGAAGTTCGGCCTGCAGGCGAGTCGTTGCACCGCATGCAGATTCGTACATGCACCGCCAATGCGCGTCTGCCGCTCCTGCGGGACAACCGACGAAATGGAGGCCGTGCCGATGGCATCGAAGCGCGGCCGGATCGCAACGTTCACCGTTGATCACCTGGCGTATTCGCCCTCCCCGCCCGTGGTCGATGTCGTGGTCGACTTCGACGGGGGAGGGCGCTCGACCTTCGAGGTCGCCGATGCGCGGCCCGAGCTGCTCGCAGTCGGTGCTCCGGTGGACATGGTGTTCCGCACTTTGCTTACTGCCGGAGGCGTACACAACTATTTCTGGAAAGCCCGTCAGCTGGCTGATTCGGACGAGAGGACCCACGATGGCCAGTAG
- a CDS encoding aromatic-ring-hydroxylating dioxygenase subunit beta, with amino-acid sequence MTVATDTATGADQLGPVPEGWAYHDVAQFLFREARLADENDYDNWEALWTDDALYWVPSGGADVDPRTHVAVIYDNRNRISTRMKQVKTGKRYAQSPPSDLRRIIGNIELLGGRQNGDGGIDLEVGANFLAYESRMRENQLWGGRTTYRLRRVGGEIRLVYKKVVLVDNEKPIPTMAFLI; translated from the coding sequence ATGACCGTCGCAACCGATACAGCCACCGGTGCAGACCAATTGGGTCCCGTTCCCGAAGGATGGGCCTACCATGATGTTGCGCAATTCCTGTTCAGGGAGGCGCGTCTGGCCGACGAGAACGACTACGACAACTGGGAGGCACTGTGGACCGATGACGCCCTGTACTGGGTGCCATCGGGAGGTGCCGACGTCGACCCCCGCACCCACGTCGCAGTGATCTATGACAATCGCAACCGCATCTCAACTCGCATGAAGCAGGTCAAGACCGGAAAGCGCTACGCGCAGTCACCGCCGTCGGATCTCCGACGCATCATCGGTAATATCGAGCTCCTTGGGGGCCGTCAGAATGGCGACGGGGGCATCGACCTAGAGGTTGGAGCCAACTTCCTCGCCTACGAATCACGGATGCGCGAGAACCAGCTCTGGGGTGGCCGGACCACCTATCGTCTCCGCCGCGTCGGCGGCGAGATCCGCTTGGTCTACAAGAAGGTCGTGCTCGTCGACAACGAGAAGCCGATTCCCACCATGGCTTTCCTGATCTGA
- a CDS encoding aromatic ring-hydroxylating oxygenase subunit alpha, translated as MTAVVSAGAQSDSSVAHLIRPDQVHGSLYTNQAIFAEELKKIWFTTWVFVGHESEVPEPNDYVRKKLATQDVVMTRDRDGEVHLLINRCAHRGLQVCDDAQGNSSSFRCPYHGWTYRNTGELLGYPYNKGYGGKGQLKLGMGKVPRVASYRGFVFGSMAEDGPSLEEHLGAAAGEIDRLAGLSPEGEVTLDAGWLAHKTRANWKFLAENETDGYHPQFVHGSIFGVTGSPIGALYSDASTAVTRALGNGHSENDLRPEFRGFAEPMRWFGTTPDRVPNYVQAMTDAYGEDAQRRMIEGAPHVMIFPNLFIAEIQVFNIQPVAVGECIQYATAVQLRGGKELNRRMISQSIGSVGPAGMLLADDTEMYERNQRGVSMLDPEWLDVRRGLVREHVDQNGFTIGAATDETGMRGFWKHYRGLMEA; from the coding sequence ATGACCGCTGTCGTCAGTGCTGGTGCGCAATCGGACAGCTCTGTCGCTCACCTGATCCGGCCCGATCAGGTGCATGGCTCGCTGTACACGAACCAGGCGATCTTCGCCGAAGAGCTCAAGAAGATTTGGTTCACCACATGGGTCTTCGTCGGGCATGAGAGTGAAGTGCCCGAGCCGAACGACTACGTGCGCAAGAAGCTCGCCACCCAGGACGTGGTGATGACCCGTGACCGCGACGGGGAGGTTCATCTGCTGATCAATCGATGCGCGCATCGTGGGCTTCAGGTGTGCGACGACGCGCAGGGTAACTCGAGCTCGTTTCGCTGCCCCTACCACGGCTGGACCTACCGCAATACCGGCGAGTTGCTCGGTTATCCGTACAACAAGGGTTACGGCGGCAAGGGGCAGTTGAAGCTGGGTATGGGCAAGGTGCCGCGGGTGGCCAGTTACCGTGGTTTCGTATTCGGGTCGATGGCCGAGGACGGCCCATCGCTCGAGGAGCATCTCGGTGCTGCGGCCGGTGAAATCGATCGTCTCGCCGGCTTGTCCCCGGAAGGCGAGGTTACGCTCGATGCGGGATGGCTCGCCCACAAGACGCGCGCCAACTGGAAGTTCCTGGCAGAAAACGAAACAGACGGATATCACCCACAATTCGTGCACGGTTCGATCTTCGGCGTTACCGGTAGTCCAATCGGTGCTTTGTACAGCGACGCGTCCACCGCGGTCACGCGTGCGTTGGGCAACGGCCATAGCGAGAACGACCTACGCCCCGAATTCCGCGGGTTTGCCGAGCCGATGCGTTGGTTCGGCACAACTCCTGATCGCGTCCCGAACTATGTGCAGGCAATGACCGACGCATACGGCGAGGATGCCCAGCGGCGGATGATCGAGGGCGCACCACACGTGATGATCTTCCCGAACCTGTTCATCGCCGAGATTCAGGTGTTCAATATCCAGCCGGTCGCGGTCGGTGAATGCATCCAGTACGCGACAGCGGTTCAGCTGCGCGGTGGTAAGGAGCTCAACCGCCGCATGATCTCTCAGTCCATCGGTTCCGTCGGACCGGCGGGCATGCTCTTAGCCGACGACACCGAGATGTACGAGCGCAATCAGCGAGGGGTGTCGATGCTCGATCCCGAATGGCTCGACGTGCGACGCGGTCTCGTCCGCGAACACGTCGACCAGAATGGCTTCACCATTGGTGCCGCAACCGACGAAACGGGGATGCGCGGCTTCTGGAAGCACTACCGCGGCCTGATGGAGGCATGA
- a CDS encoding class I adenylate-forming enzyme family protein: MKSVEERRQNLRDRFPEWEPRTLDGWLDQCVSLYGDRPFVITDEVTLTYTDVSEQSRVLADALVSLGVKPGDRVGMLMANYPEFVPFKFAIARTGAIAIPFNYLYRAEELGYVLAQSGCSVLLTMTGFGSLDYLGMLDTLTPGWEARPDLGELRQVITLSTDSRSRPGAMTYNELFDLGRANAGAADDAEHSPTDIGDMLYTSGSTGSPKGVVVTHDAVLRTGYASALTRAYDDGRRILFSLPCYHMFGYVEGILSATMVGGAVILQTSFSAEGYLCGIERHRADDILCVPTMAVAIVECPARENYDLSSLTAILCGSAPAPIWLWEKVEELFGVSEIVTGYGMTECGGAMTLTRPEDPLILTSTTAGRPKAAGVAGVEGTDDLCVYSTVDPVTGDALPTGDTGELVSHGPTTMLGYWGKPDETHAALPEDGLLRSGDLGRVRPDGYLEVTGRSKELYKSGGELVMPKEIEDLVARLDAVSQAFAIGIIDDRWGEIGCLVIVRAPASLITEHEVIEYCKEHLARFKIPKRVVFLDADQLPTTPTGKIQKYRLVDMVSKSA; the protein is encoded by the coding sequence ATGAAGTCCGTCGAAGAGCGCCGCCAGAATCTCCGAGATCGCTTCCCCGAGTGGGAACCTCGTACGCTCGACGGTTGGTTGGACCAGTGCGTCTCGCTCTATGGAGACCGGCCGTTTGTGATCACCGATGAGGTCACGCTGACCTATACCGATGTCAGCGAGCAGTCAAGAGTCCTCGCCGACGCCTTGGTCTCTCTGGGTGTCAAGCCCGGGGACCGTGTCGGCATGCTCATGGCGAACTATCCGGAGTTCGTACCGTTCAAATTCGCGATTGCACGAACGGGCGCCATCGCGATCCCATTCAACTACTTGTACCGTGCCGAGGAACTCGGATACGTGCTGGCGCAGTCAGGCTGCTCCGTGTTGTTGACGATGACAGGATTTGGCAGCCTCGACTATCTGGGCATGCTCGACACGCTGACTCCCGGTTGGGAGGCGCGCCCGGATCTCGGCGAACTGCGGCAGGTGATCACACTGTCCACCGACTCCCGCTCACGACCGGGTGCAATGACCTACAACGAACTGTTCGATCTGGGGCGCGCAAACGCCGGGGCCGCTGATGATGCCGAGCACAGCCCGACCGACATCGGCGATATGCTCTATACCTCGGGCAGTACTGGCTCTCCCAAGGGTGTTGTCGTCACGCACGATGCGGTTCTTCGCACCGGATATGCCTCTGCATTGACACGTGCATACGACGATGGCAGGCGAATCTTGTTCTCGCTGCCGTGCTACCACATGTTCGGATACGTAGAAGGGATTCTGTCCGCCACCATGGTGGGCGGGGCGGTGATCCTGCAGACCTCTTTCTCGGCAGAAGGTTACCTCTGCGGAATCGAGCGACATCGTGCCGACGACATCCTTTGCGTACCAACCATGGCAGTGGCCATCGTCGAGTGTCCGGCACGGGAGAATTACGACTTGAGTTCGCTAACCGCCATCCTGTGCGGCTCCGCTCCCGCGCCGATCTGGTTGTGGGAAAAAGTCGAAGAATTGTTCGGTGTCAGTGAGATCGTCACCGGATACGGCATGACCGAATGTGGTGGCGCGATGACGCTGACCCGCCCCGAGGACCCACTCATCCTCACGTCGACCACTGCGGGACGCCCCAAGGCTGCGGGTGTCGCAGGAGTAGAGGGTACCGACGATCTGTGCGTGTACTCGACGGTTGATCCGGTCACCGGAGACGCGCTACCCACGGGTGATACCGGTGAGCTGGTATCCCACGGGCCCACCACGATGCTCGGTTATTGGGGTAAACCAGACGAAACCCATGCTGCGCTGCCGGAGGACGGCCTTCTGCGCTCCGGCGATCTCGGCCGAGTCCGACCCGATGGGTACCTGGAGGTGACCGGCCGCAGCAAGGAACTGTACAAGAGCGGTGGGGAACTTGTGATGCCCAAGGAGATCGAAGACCTCGTTGCCAGGCTCGACGCGGTCAGCCAGGCGTTCGCCATCGGGATCATTGACGATCGATGGGGTGAAATCGGCTGCCTGGTGATCGTGCGAGCCCCCGCCTCGCTGATCACCGAGCACGAGGTGATCGAGTATTGCAAGGAGCATCTTGCTCGATTCAAGATCCCCAAGCGGGTGGTGTTCCTCGATGCCGATCAACTACCGACCACGCCGACCGGCAAGATTCAGAAGTACCGGCTGGTGGACATGGTGTCGAAATCGGCCTGA